In a single window of the Prochlorococcus marinus str. AS9601 genome:
- a CDS encoding ABC transporter permease subunit, translated as MELLLDSLFNGVAIGSVLLVAALGLAIVFGLMGVINLAHGELMMLGAYTTYVTQLIFKLPILKPFYNSYIIVSIFLAFIVSGVVGILLEKTIIRKLYGSPLETLLATWGVSLILQQFVRSVPLAYGTGLVISLLIGLFLPTTFPSKIKESINFKYFKFSSWIFAALTGVLTGGVISSSVSKLSRASARNVDVTAPSWMRGQVEIIGTAFPKTRLMIIVITLISVIAITLFLNQSAWGMRIRAVTQNRQMSDCLGISTEKVDIITFGIGSGLAGVAGVAVSLLGSVGPNVGGNYIVGCFMVVVLGGVGNLLGTVLASFGIGIMTDLIGAGRLLSIWPDMPLPLSNTINFFATTSMARVMIFALIVIFLQFKPTGLFPQKGRMVEN; from the coding sequence TTGGAGTTACTTCTCGATAGTCTTTTTAATGGTGTTGCAATCGGATCTGTACTACTTGTTGCAGCATTAGGTCTAGCAATTGTTTTTGGTCTTATGGGTGTAATAAATCTTGCCCATGGAGAGCTTATGATGCTTGGGGCTTACACAACATACGTAACACAATTAATTTTCAAATTACCTATATTAAAACCTTTCTACAATTCGTACATAATAGTTTCTATTTTCCTTGCTTTTATTGTTAGTGGAGTAGTTGGCATTCTTCTGGAAAAAACCATAATAAGAAAGCTTTATGGAAGTCCACTAGAAACACTTCTAGCAACTTGGGGCGTAAGCTTAATTCTTCAACAATTTGTCAGAAGTGTACCTTTAGCTTATGGGACCGGTCTGGTTATAAGTCTGTTAATTGGGTTATTCTTACCAACAACATTCCCTTCAAAAATAAAAGAATCAATAAATTTCAAATATTTTAAATTTAGTTCTTGGATATTTGCTGCTTTAACTGGGGTCCTGACAGGTGGTGTAATCTCATCCTCTGTCAGCAAACTTAGTAGAGCAAGCGCTAGAAATGTTGATGTAACAGCACCCTCATGGATGAGAGGTCAAGTTGAAATCATTGGAACTGCATTTCCTAAGACAAGATTAATGATAATTGTCATAACTCTAATCTCTGTAATAGCAATAACATTATTTCTTAATCAAAGTGCCTGGGGGATGCGTATAAGAGCAGTTACTCAGAACCGACAAATGAGTGATTGTCTTGGTATATCTACTGAAAAAGTGGATATAATTACTTTTGGAATTGGATCTGGCTTAGCAGGAGTTGCTGGTGTAGCAGTATCTCTTTTAGGTTCTGTAGGACCAAATGTTGGCGGAAACTACATAGTTGGTTGTTTTATGGTTGTAGTGCTGGGAGGTGTAGGAAATTTATTAGGAACAGTACTTGCTTCATTTGGAATAGGAATAATGACTGATTTAATCGGAGCCGGAAGGCTCTTATCAATATGGCCAGATATGCCTTTACCTTTATCAAACACAATTAACTTTTTTGCGACCACAAGTATGGCAAGAGTAATGATATTTGCACTAATTGTTATATTCTTACAATTTAAACCTACAGGTTTATTTCCTCAAAAAGGAAGGATGGTTGAAAACTAA
- the urtA gene encoding urea ABC transporter substrate-binding protein produces MRISRRILAGLATASLAVTATSCGGGGTSGSFDDTVTVGILHSLSGTMAISESTLVDTEKMAIEEINAAGGVKVGGKSYKIEYIVEDGASDWPTFAEKSKKLIDQDGVPVVFGGWTSASRKAMLPVYESKDAFLYYPIQYEAQECSNNIFYTGATPNQQSEPATDFMYKRSPAAGGDFFLVGSDYVFPRTSNTITKAQVKQLGGKVVGEDYLPLGNTEVAPIISKIKKALPDGGIIINTLNGDQNVAFFKQIQDAGITPSSGYYVMNYSIAEEEISTIGPEFLEGHYGAWNYMMSIDTPASKKFAASFKKRWGADRVVADPQESAYNMVYLWKQAVEDAGTFDDNAVREALVGQKFDAPQGPVEVMPNHHLSQTVRIGEINAEGGFTILEETGVVLPQAWNQKHPSSKGFACDWTDPSKGEKYKL; encoded by the coding sequence ATGAGAATTTCAAGGCGTATTTTGGCAGGTTTAGCTACTGCCTCACTTGCGGTCACCGCAACTTCGTGTGGTGGAGGCGGAACCTCAGGAAGTTTCGATGACACAGTCACCGTTGGTATTTTGCATTCGTTATCCGGAACAATGGCTATCTCTGAATCAACTCTTGTTGATACAGAAAAAATGGCTATTGAAGAGATAAATGCTGCTGGTGGTGTTAAAGTTGGCGGCAAAAGCTACAAAATAGAATACATAGTCGAAGATGGTGCATCTGACTGGCCAACTTTTGCTGAAAAATCAAAAAAACTTATAGACCAAGACGGAGTTCCTGTCGTATTTGGTGGATGGACCTCTGCAAGTAGAAAGGCAATGTTACCTGTCTACGAATCAAAAGATGCGTTCCTCTATTACCCAATTCAATATGAAGCTCAGGAATGTTCTAACAACATTTTCTATACAGGAGCCACACCAAACCAACAATCGGAACCTGCTACAGATTTCATGTATAAGCGTTCCCCCGCAGCTGGTGGAGATTTTTTCCTTGTAGGTTCTGATTATGTTTTCCCAAGAACTTCAAACACAATCACGAAAGCTCAGGTAAAACAGTTAGGCGGTAAAGTTGTTGGAGAAGATTACCTTCCATTAGGAAATACTGAAGTTGCTCCGATTATCTCAAAAATCAAAAAAGCGTTGCCTGACGGTGGAATAATCATTAATACTCTTAATGGTGACCAAAACGTTGCATTCTTCAAACAGATTCAAGACGCCGGTATCACACCTTCAAGTGGATATTACGTAATGAACTATTCAATTGCTGAAGAAGAGATTAGCACAATTGGTCCTGAGTTCCTTGAAGGTCACTACGGTGCTTGGAACTACATGATGTCAATTGATACTCCTGCATCTAAGAAATTTGCTGCAAGTTTCAAGAAAAGATGGGGAGCAGATCGTGTTGTAGCTGATCCTCAAGAATCTGCTTATAACATGGTCTACTTATGGAAACAAGCAGTAGAAGATGCTGGAACATTCGACGACAACGCAGTTAGGGAAGCCCTTGTTGGACAAAAGTTTGATGCTCCACAAGGTCCTGTTGAAGTTATGCCTAATCACCACTTATCTCAAACAGTGAGAATTGGTGAGATTAATGCTGAGGGTGGATTTACAATCCTTGAAGAGACAGGAGTTGTACTTCCTCAAGCATGGAACCAAAAGCATCCAAGTTCAAAAGGATTTGCATGCGATTGGACAGATCCTTCAAAAGGAGAAAAGTATAAGCTTTAA
- the ureG gene encoding urease accessory protein UreG — protein sequence MSSKLRVGVAGPVGSGKTALVETLCLSMNKNYEIAVVTNDIYTKEDANFLINKKVLEEGRIIGVETGGCPHTAIREDCSLNKNAVLDLENKYNPLDFVFVESGGDNLASSFSPELVDLSIYVIDVSAGDKIPRKGGPGITRSDLLLINKIDLADKVGADLNIMKSDTEFMRKGKPWFFTNLSSGMGVEEIIQFLESHIPNNRN from the coding sequence ATGAGCAGCAAATTGAGAGTAGGGGTTGCTGGGCCTGTAGGTTCAGGAAAAACTGCATTAGTAGAAACTCTATGCTTAAGCATGAATAAAAATTATGAGATAGCAGTTGTTACCAATGATATCTACACCAAAGAAGATGCTAACTTTCTAATAAATAAGAAGGTTTTAGAGGAAGGAAGGATTATTGGTGTAGAAACAGGAGGGTGTCCTCATACCGCGATAAGAGAGGATTGTTCATTAAATAAAAATGCAGTTTTAGATTTAGAAAATAAATATAATCCATTAGATTTTGTTTTTGTAGAAAGTGGAGGTGATAATTTAGCATCTAGTTTTAGTCCAGAACTTGTAGATTTATCAATATATGTAATTGATGTATCTGCCGGAGACAAAATCCCTAGAAAAGGGGGCCCAGGGATAACAAGGTCGGATCTATTATTGATAAACAAAATTGACTTAGCAGACAAAGTTGGTGCAGATTTAAATATTATGAAAAGTGATACTGAATTTATGAGAAAAGGGAAACCATGGTTTTTTACCAACCTAAGTAGCGGCATGGGAGTTGAAGAAATAATTCAATTTTTAGAATCACATATACCCAACAATCGAAACTAG
- a CDS encoding urease accessory protein UreF codes for MSKSHLLKYLLISPNLPVGGFCYSEGMESYLHNKNLIDSNSVKDLIINELKIGQIRLDARLLLDFFDIFDEINEGKNLKGNLHKLMSLDKWILSSKDTLEIREQQIQMAKSLFDLTKEFGFEYLCKNNKKSSWPLAWSWACYCFKITKLEMIENFFYSWSANQLSAALRIIPIGATKAQLIQRDLLAIISKVSKEIMDKEIDDIYFGNVGLAMAQQNHNDLYTKLFRN; via the coding sequence ATGAGTAAAAGTCACTTATTAAAATATTTATTAATAAGTCCTAACTTACCAGTTGGAGGATTTTGTTATTCGGAGGGAATGGAGAGTTATCTTCATAATAAAAATTTAATAGATTCAAATTCGGTAAAAGACTTAATAATAAATGAATTAAAAATTGGTCAAATAAGATTAGATGCAAGACTTTTACTAGATTTTTTTGATATTTTCGATGAGATAAACGAAGGCAAAAATTTAAAAGGTAATTTGCATAAGCTAATGAGCTTGGATAAATGGATTCTCTCATCAAAGGACACACTCGAAATTAGAGAACAACAAATTCAAATGGCAAAATCTCTCTTTGATTTAACCAAAGAATTTGGATTTGAATATCTATGTAAAAATAATAAAAAAAGCTCTTGGCCATTGGCGTGGAGTTGGGCTTGTTATTGTTTTAAAATTACCAAGTTAGAAATGATTGAGAATTTTTTCTATTCGTGGAGTGCAAACCAACTTAGTGCTGCATTAAGAATTATTCCTATTGGGGCAACAAAAGCACAATTAATCCAGAGAGACTTACTAGCAATAATTTCAAAAGTTTCTAAAGAAATTATGGACAAAGAAATTGATGACATCTATTTTGGCAATGTAGGTTTAGCTATGGCACAACAAAATCATAATGACCTTTATACAAAACTTTTTAGAAATTAA
- the ureE gene encoding urease accessory protein UreE: protein MRMNKQIVVTDWIKEKPKLGLFLKLTLSSDERRILRGKRLTDCDQEIILQLPRNGKLNDGDILSTNESNFYVEIIAKTEDLIEISSNSKIELIKTAYHLGNRHVEVEIEEGILLTKSDYVIKNMLLNFKVNVKNTKKKFFPERGAHSHE from the coding sequence ATGAGAATGAATAAACAAATTGTTGTAACTGATTGGATTAAGGAAAAACCGAAATTAGGTTTATTTTTAAAACTTACCTTAAGTTCAGATGAAAGAAGAATCTTAAGAGGTAAAAGATTAACTGATTGTGATCAAGAAATAATTTTGCAATTACCTAGAAATGGTAAATTAAATGATGGAGATATTCTTTCAACTAATGAATCCAATTTTTATGTAGAGATAATTGCCAAAACAGAAGATTTAATTGAAATAAGTTCAAATTCTAAAATTGAGCTTATTAAAACTGCTTATCATCTTGGGAATAGGCACGTAGAAGTAGAAATCGAAGAAGGCATTCTTCTAACAAAAAGTGATTATGTTATTAAAAATATGCTTCTTAATTTTAAAGTTAATGTAAAAAATACGAAAAAAAAGTTTTTTCCGGAAAGAGGTGCCCATAGTCATGAGTAA
- a CDS encoding urease accessory protein UreD has protein sequence MIKTSWEGNCFLNFFNNKVSLGNVDKTIFKSKSTSPYKLLKSTHDQEGRCILPVLHTAGGLVGGDLLVFEVNLEKNSKVLLTTSSAQKVYGSVGISKINPKGSFSKQKNLINILDNSHLEYLPQETIIFANGLYEQIFKVSISETSSFLFTDLIRLGRSSSGESIESGVFRSRLEIIRNNDLLDDWEYVDQIELSKASFVAKSGMDYMPVFGSLIWICEKDFSKSKINNLVRKIKKIFNKTNNNLSIGILENGISVRFLGSSSQDARKCFFRIWKQIRSVSGFCEPKYQGVWPLQDSMNY, from the coding sequence ATGATTAAAACTTCATGGGAAGGTAATTGTTTCTTAAATTTTTTCAATAATAAAGTAAGTTTAGGAAATGTTGATAAAACAATCTTTAAATCTAAATCAACTTCTCCTTATAAGCTATTAAAGTCTACTCATGATCAAGAGGGCAGATGCATTTTGCCAGTTCTACATACTGCAGGAGGATTGGTAGGAGGTGATTTACTCGTTTTTGAGGTTAATCTTGAAAAAAACTCTAAGGTTTTGTTAACGACTTCTTCAGCTCAGAAAGTATATGGATCAGTTGGAATATCTAAAATTAATCCAAAAGGAAGTTTTTCAAAGCAAAAGAATCTCATAAACATTCTTGACAATTCTCATTTAGAGTACCTTCCCCAAGAAACAATCATCTTTGCAAATGGTTTATATGAGCAAATTTTTAAAGTATCTATTTCAGAAACTTCAAGTTTTTTATTTACTGATTTAATAAGACTTGGAAGATCTTCTTCCGGAGAATCTATTGAGAGTGGAGTTTTTAGGTCTAGATTAGAAATTATAAGAAATAATGATTTACTTGATGATTGGGAATATGTTGATCAAATTGAATTATCTAAGGCAAGCTTTGTAGCCAAGTCAGGCATGGATTATATGCCCGTTTTTGGATCCTTAATTTGGATTTGCGAAAAGGATTTTTCAAAGTCAAAAATAAATAATCTTGTAAGAAAAATAAAAAAGATTTTCAATAAAACTAATAATAATTTATCTATTGGAATCCTTGAAAATGGAATCTCTGTACGATTCCTAGGGAGTTCTTCTCAAGATGCTAGAAAATGTTTTTTTCGTATTTGGAAACAAATTAGGTCTGTAAGTGGATTTTGTGAGCCAAAATATCAAGGTGTATGGCCTTTACAAGATTCTATGAATTATTAA
- a CDS encoding urease subunit gamma — protein MHLSPQEKDKLLIFSAALLAERRLSRGLKLNYPETIAFLSFQVLEGARDGKSVSQLMSEGTTWLSKSQVMEGIPEMVDEVQIEAVFPDGTKLVTIHNPIN, from the coding sequence ATGCATCTTTCACCTCAAGAAAAGGATAAATTATTGATTTTTTCTGCTGCGCTATTAGCTGAAAGAAGGCTTAGTCGAGGTCTTAAGCTTAATTATCCTGAAACAATTGCTTTTTTAAGTTTTCAAGTTCTTGAAGGAGCACGAGATGGTAAAAGTGTAAGTCAATTAATGTCAGAGGGAACTACCTGGCTTTCAAAATCACAAGTTATGGAGGGCATTCCTGAAATGGTTGATGAAGTTCAAATAGAAGCGGTTTTCCCCGATGGGACTAAATTAGTTACTATTCACAATCCAATTAATTAG
- a CDS encoding urease subunit beta, which yields MSNLIPGEIIPEQGQIELNLSKQVKTVTVSNSGDRPVQVGSHYHFYEANKALIFDREITYGMRLDIPAGTAIRFEPGDTTDVKLVPFSGLRNAYGFNSLVNGSLNS from the coding sequence ATGAGTAATTTAATTCCTGGCGAAATAATTCCTGAACAAGGCCAAATTGAACTAAATCTTAGTAAGCAAGTTAAAACAGTAACGGTTTCTAATTCTGGAGATAGACCTGTGCAAGTTGGATCTCATTATCATTTTTATGAAGCAAACAAGGCTTTGATTTTTGATCGAGAAATAACATATGGTATGCGTCTTGACATTCCTGCAGGAACAGCAATTAGATTTGAACCGGGGGATACAACAGATGTCAAATTAGTTCCATTTTCAGGTTTAAGAAATGCATATGGTTTTAATTCATTAGTTAATGGTTCTTTAAATAGTTAG
- the ureC gene encoding urease subunit alpha, translating to MSYKIDRKTYAQTYGPTTGDRVRLADTELFIEVEKDLTTYGDEVKFGGGKVIRDGMGQSQVRRADGAVDTVITNALIVDWWGIIKADVGIKDGMIFEIGKAGNPDIQDNVDIVIGASTEVIAGEGHILTAGSIDTHIHFICPQQIETALSSGITTMLGGGTGPATGTNATTCTPGSFHISRMLQSAEAFPMNLGFFGKGNSTNEINLIDQVEAGACGLKLHEDWGTTPSTINSCLNVADKFDVQVCIHTDTLNEAGFVEDTINAIAGRTIHTFHTEGAGGGHAPDIIKICGEKNVLPSSTNPTRPYTRNTLEEHLDMLMVCHHLDSKIPEDIAFAESRIRRETIAAEDILHDLGAFSIIASDSQAMGRVGEVITRTFQTAHKMKVQRGPLSQDSDRNDNYRVKRYISKVTINPAIAHGIDKHVGSIEKGKIADLVLWKPSFFAVKPELVVKGGSIVWSQMGDANASIPTPGPVHGRPMFASFGQSLIKSSFTFLSKNSIEQNIPNKLGLQKKCIAVENTRNINKSNLKLNTKLPNISVDPQTYEVFSDGELLTCEPLDEVPMAQRYFLL from the coding sequence ATGTCTTACAAAATTGATAGAAAAACTTATGCTCAAACTTACGGACCTACTACAGGAGATAGAGTAAGGCTTGCTGATACCGAACTGTTTATAGAAGTAGAAAAGGATTTAACTACATACGGAGATGAAGTTAAATTTGGTGGAGGTAAAGTTATTCGAGATGGGATGGGACAGTCTCAAGTAAGAAGAGCTGATGGAGCTGTAGATACCGTAATAACTAATGCTTTGATCGTAGATTGGTGGGGAATTATTAAGGCTGATGTGGGTATAAAAGATGGAATGATTTTTGAAATTGGTAAGGCTGGCAATCCAGATATCCAGGATAATGTTGATATTGTTATTGGTGCATCAACAGAAGTAATAGCTGGAGAGGGGCATATTCTTACTGCAGGTTCAATAGATACCCATATTCACTTTATCTGTCCCCAACAAATTGAGACAGCACTATCCTCTGGAATTACAACCATGTTGGGAGGAGGAACAGGACCTGCAACTGGCACAAATGCGACTACTTGTACTCCTGGTTCTTTTCATATTTCAAGAATGCTTCAATCTGCAGAAGCATTTCCTATGAATTTAGGTTTTTTTGGAAAAGGAAACTCAACAAACGAGATCAATCTTATTGATCAGGTTGAGGCTGGTGCTTGTGGTTTGAAGCTTCATGAAGATTGGGGGACCACCCCTTCTACAATAAATTCTTGTCTAAATGTTGCAGATAAATTTGACGTACAAGTATGTATTCATACTGATACTTTGAATGAGGCAGGCTTTGTTGAAGATACCATCAACGCTATTGCAGGAAGAACTATTCATACTTTTCATACCGAAGGAGCAGGTGGAGGTCATGCTCCAGACATTATAAAAATCTGTGGAGAAAAAAATGTTCTTCCTAGTAGTACAAATCCAACAAGACCTTATACAAGAAACACATTAGAAGAACATCTTGACATGTTAATGGTTTGTCATCATTTAGATTCTAAAATCCCAGAAGACATTGCATTTGCTGAGTCAAGGATAAGAAGAGAGACTATTGCAGCTGAGGATATCTTGCATGATTTAGGTGCCTTTTCAATAATTGCTAGTGATTCTCAAGCTATGGGAAGAGTTGGCGAAGTAATTACAAGAACTTTTCAAACCGCACATAAAATGAAAGTCCAAAGGGGGCCGCTATCGCAGGATTCTGATAGAAACGATAACTATAGAGTGAAGAGATATATTTCTAAAGTCACAATTAATCCTGCAATAGCTCATGGTATTGATAAACATGTTGGGTCTATAGAAAAGGGTAAAATTGCAGATTTGGTATTGTGGAAACCTTCCTTTTTTGCGGTGAAGCCTGAATTAGTTGTTAAAGGAGGATCTATAGTTTGGTCCCAAATGGGTGATGCAAATGCTTCAATTCCTACTCCAGGTCCCGTACATGGTCGGCCTATGTTTGCAAGTTTCGGCCAATCTCTAATTAAGAGTTCTTTTACCTTTCTAAGTAAAAATTCAATTGAACAAAATATTCCAAATAAATTAGGCTTACAAAAAAAATGTATTGCCGTAGAAAATACAAGAAATATCAATAAATCAAACTTAAAACTTAATACTAAACTACCAAATATTTCAGTTGATCCTCAAACTTATGAAGTTTTTTCTGATGGAGAACTTCTTACTTGTGAACCACTTGATGAAGTCCCAATGGCTCAGAGGTATTTTTTGCTTTAG
- a CDS encoding glycosyl transferase, which produces MDFQQGLITTIHEYGVTGNLLKELNKSLKRRSTSILIPCLYEEFERPALKDIREVLKNLTGLNELVIALSAKTVEQVKAAKSFFDSMPFPVHVQWTNSPSVIELLKSQEKNGLELLGTPGKGWAVWQGIGVATRKSEVVALFDADIRTFSPLYPSRMILPLLDESYGISYVKAFYSRLSLETNQLQGRATRLFVGPLLASLEQLVGKGPFLQYLQSFRYPLAGEFAFTKDLAMNLRIPCDWGLEIGLLSEVYRNVRTSKIAQVDLGLFDHKHKNIGDSSKEGLQKMCTEILSSVLRGLMEHQAETLTSTQLATLEVLYKRVGEDRVKQFGLDSAVNQLPYDRHEEELSVQKFAKLLRPATEDYLACPTTLQLPSWSRVLSCENKLQEDLAIAGSKDIKISEKELIKNF; this is translated from the coding sequence ATGGACTTTCAACAAGGTTTAATCACAACAATACATGAATATGGAGTTACAGGAAATTTACTTAAAGAATTAAACAAAAGTCTTAAAAGAAGATCAACTAGCATTTTAATACCTTGCTTATATGAGGAATTTGAGCGTCCAGCATTAAAAGATATAAGAGAAGTTTTAAAAAACCTTACAGGCTTAAATGAATTAGTAATTGCTCTCTCTGCAAAAACTGTTGAGCAAGTTAAGGCAGCAAAATCATTTTTTGACTCAATGCCATTCCCAGTTCACGTTCAATGGACTAATTCTCCCTCTGTAATTGAGCTATTGAAAAGCCAAGAAAAAAATGGATTAGAACTTTTAGGAACTCCAGGTAAAGGATGGGCTGTATGGCAAGGTATAGGAGTTGCGACTAGAAAATCAGAAGTTGTTGCTCTTTTTGATGCTGATATAAGAACTTTTAGTCCTTTATATCCTTCAAGAATGATACTTCCACTTCTGGATGAATCATATGGAATATCATATGTAAAAGCTTTTTACAGTAGATTATCTCTAGAAACAAATCAATTGCAAGGAAGAGCAACAAGATTATTCGTGGGTCCTTTATTAGCAAGTCTGGAGCAATTAGTTGGTAAGGGTCCTTTTTTACAATATCTTCAATCATTTAGATATCCATTAGCAGGTGAGTTTGCTTTTACTAAAGACCTTGCTATGAATTTAAGAATACCTTGTGACTGGGGTTTAGAGATAGGTTTATTATCAGAGGTTTATAGAAACGTAAGGACCTCCAAAATAGCCCAGGTTGACCTAGGTTTATTTGACCATAAACATAAGAACATTGGAGATTCTTCTAAAGAAGGATTGCAAAAAATGTGTACAGAAATACTATCAAGTGTTTTGAGAGGTCTCATGGAGCATCAAGCCGAGACCTTAACTAGCACTCAACTAGCAACTTTAGAAGTTCTCTACAAAAGAGTTGGAGAAGATCGGGTAAAACAATTTGGATTAGATTCAGCAGTTAATCAACTTCCATACGATAGGCACGAAGAAGAATTATCAGTACAAAAGTTTGCGAAACTATTAAGACCTGCTACAGAAGATTATCTGGCTTGTCCTACAACACTTCAATTACCAAGTTGGTCAAGGGTTCTATCTTGTGAGAACAAACTTCAAGAAGATTTAGCGATTGCGGGGTCAAAAGACATAAAGATAAGTGAAAAAGAATTAATTAAAAACTTCTAA